The following are from one region of the candidate division KSB1 bacterium genome:
- a CDS encoding Rho termination factor N-terminal domain-containing protein: protein MTYTYSELKHKTVAELREIAKTLEHEAVQGYTQMNKEHLLVALCKALNIDMHEHRVAAIPEKTTLKMKIRALKRQRDAAIQAHDHEALRRIRKQIKRLKNRLRQAVMR from the coding sequence ATGACCTACACCTACTCTGAGCTCAAGCACAAGACAGTCGCCGAGCTGAGGGAGATCGCCAAGACGCTGGAGCACGAAGCGGTGCAGGGGTACACGCAGATGAACAAGGAACATCTGCTGGTGGCCTTGTGCAAGGCGCTGAATATCGACATGCACGAGCACCGCGTGGCGGCGATCCCGGAGAAGACTACCCTCAAGATGAAGATTCGTGCGCTCAAGCGCCAGCGCGATGCGGCCATCCAGGCCCACGACCACGAGGCGCTGCGGAGGATCAGGAAGCAGATTAAGAGGCTGAAGAATCGCCTGCGCCAGGCAGTGATGAGATAG